Proteins encoded within one genomic window of Micromonospora halotolerans:
- a CDS encoding ABC transporter ATP-binding protein gives MGTKTRERETPAGDLRLANLTKRFGIFTAVDDLSLTIPQGSFFALLGASGCGKTTTLRMIAGLEEPTSGQVLLGDRDIAGLRPYKRPVNTVFQSYALFPHLDIHENVAFGLRRRGIRAVTDQVERMLALVQLEGYGRRKPAQLSGGQQQRVALARALINHPQVLLLDEPLGALDLKLRRQMQIELKRIQTEVGITFVHVTHDQEEAMTMADTVAVMNAGRIEQLGAPADLYEYPATAFVANFLGQSNLLAGEAAGRSGEDVAVTAHGARFSVPAGRARTDQGTVFLGVRPEKLHLVGGPDEVPAGHQHVGGVVTDASYVGVSTQYLVRTAWGSELSAFAANTGDGGRLAVGAPVTAHWDPRHAFLLPRAAGEDDQTSPVLDEPPVGALS, from the coding sequence ATGGGCACGAAAACGCGGGAGCGCGAGACACCGGCCGGCGACCTGCGGCTGGCCAACCTGACCAAGCGCTTCGGCATCTTCACCGCGGTGGACGACCTCAGCCTCACCATCCCGCAGGGCTCGTTCTTCGCCCTGCTCGGGGCGTCCGGCTGCGGTAAGACCACCACCCTGCGGATGATCGCCGGGCTGGAGGAACCGACCAGCGGGCAGGTGCTGCTCGGTGACCGGGACATCGCCGGGCTGCGGCCGTACAAGCGGCCGGTGAACACGGTGTTCCAGAGCTACGCGCTCTTCCCGCACCTCGACATCCACGAGAATGTGGCCTTCGGGCTGCGGCGGCGCGGCATCCGCGCGGTGACCGACCAGGTCGAGCGGATGCTCGCCCTGGTGCAGCTCGAAGGGTACGGCCGGCGCAAGCCGGCCCAGCTCTCCGGCGGCCAGCAGCAGCGCGTGGCGCTGGCCCGGGCGCTCATCAACCACCCGCAGGTGCTGCTGCTGGACGAGCCGCTCGGCGCGCTCGACCTCAAGCTGCGTCGGCAGATGCAGATCGAGCTGAAGCGGATCCAGACCGAGGTCGGCATCACCTTCGTGCACGTCACCCACGACCAGGAGGAGGCCATGACCATGGCCGACACCGTCGCGGTGATGAACGCCGGCCGGATCGAGCAGCTCGGCGCCCCCGCCGACCTTTACGAGTACCCGGCCACCGCGTTCGTGGCGAACTTCCTCGGCCAGTCCAACCTGCTGGCCGGCGAGGCCGCCGGCCGCAGCGGCGAGGACGTGGCGGTCACCGCGCACGGCGCCCGCTTCTCGGTGCCCGCCGGGCGGGCCCGGACCGACCAGGGGACGGTCTTCCTCGGGGTACGTCCCGAGAAGCTGCACCTGGTGGGCGGCCCCGACGAGGTGCCCGCCGGCCACCAGCACGTCGGCGGGGTGGTCACCGACGCCTCGTACGTCGGGGTGAGCACCCAGTACCTCGTGCGCACGGCGTGGGGCAGCGAGCTGTCCGCGTTCGCCGCGAACACCGGGGACGGCGGACGGCTGGCCGTCGGCGCCCCGGTGACCGCGCACTGGGACCCGCGGCACGCCTTCCTGCTGCCCCGGGCGGCCGGCGAGGACGACCAGACCAGCCCGGTGCTCGACGAGCCGCCGGTGGGTGCGCTGTCATGA
- a CDS encoding aspartate aminotransferase family protein, whose protein sequence is MANATDHLWMHFTRMASYSDGEVPTIVRGEGAYVWDSQGRRYLDGLAGLFVVNAGHGRTELAEAAAKQAGELAYFPLWSYAHPKAVELAEKVAALAPGDLNRVFFTTGGSEAVEAAWKLARAYFKRTGQPNKYKVVSRYIAYHGTSMGALSITGLPGIKSDFEPLVPGGIKVPNTNFYRAPEHGDDPEAFGRWAAEEIGRAIEREGPDTVAAVFLEPVQNSGGCFPPPPGYFERVREICDAYDVLLVSDEVICSWGRLGEYFGAVRYGYQPDIITTAKGITSGYAPLGAMIASERLMEPFLTETGMFAHGVTFGGHPVSCAVALANLEVFAREDLIGHVRANEGAFRSTLEKLNDLPIVGDVRGDGYFYGIELVKDKTTRETFDEAESERLLRGFLSTALFRAGLYCRADDRGDPVVQLAPPLIAQQQQFDEIEQILRAVLTEAWSRL, encoded by the coding sequence ATGGCCAACGCCACCGACCACCTCTGGATGCACTTCACCCGGATGGCCAGCTACTCCGACGGCGAGGTCCCGACCATCGTGCGCGGCGAGGGCGCGTACGTCTGGGACTCGCAGGGCCGCCGCTACCTGGACGGACTCGCCGGGCTCTTCGTCGTCAACGCCGGCCACGGCCGGACCGAGCTGGCCGAGGCGGCCGCCAAGCAGGCCGGCGAACTGGCCTACTTCCCACTGTGGTCGTACGCCCACCCCAAGGCCGTCGAGCTGGCCGAGAAGGTCGCCGCGCTGGCCCCCGGCGACCTGAACCGGGTCTTCTTCACCACCGGCGGCTCGGAGGCCGTCGAGGCGGCGTGGAAGCTGGCCCGGGCCTACTTCAAGCGCACCGGCCAGCCGAACAAGTACAAGGTGGTCAGTCGCTACATCGCCTACCACGGCACCTCGATGGGCGCCCTGTCGATCACCGGCCTGCCCGGCATCAAGAGCGACTTCGAGCCGCTGGTGCCCGGCGGCATCAAGGTGCCGAACACCAACTTCTACCGGGCGCCCGAGCACGGCGACGACCCCGAGGCGTTCGGCCGCTGGGCCGCCGAGGAGATCGGCCGGGCCATCGAGCGGGAGGGGCCGGACACCGTCGCCGCCGTCTTCCTGGAGCCGGTGCAGAACTCCGGCGGCTGCTTCCCGCCGCCGCCCGGCTACTTCGAGCGGGTCCGGGAGATCTGCGACGCGTACGACGTGCTGCTGGTCAGCGACGAGGTGATCTGCTCCTGGGGCCGGCTCGGCGAGTACTTCGGCGCCGTCCGGTACGGCTACCAGCCGGACATCATCACCACCGCCAAGGGCATCACCTCGGGCTACGCCCCACTCGGCGCGATGATCGCCAGCGAGCGGCTGATGGAGCCGTTCCTCACCGAGACCGGCATGTTCGCGCACGGGGTGACCTTCGGTGGCCACCCGGTCTCCTGCGCGGTGGCCCTGGCCAACCTGGAGGTCTTCGCCCGCGAGGACCTCATCGGCCACGTCCGGGCCAACGAGGGCGCCTTCCGGTCCACCCTGGAGAAGCTCAACGACCTGCCGATCGTCGGCGACGTCCGGGGCGACGGCTACTTCTACGGCATCGAGCTGGTCAAGGACAAGACCACCCGGGAGACGTTCGACGAGGCCGAGTCCGAGCGGTTGCTGCGCGGCTTCCTCTCCACCGCGCTCTTCCGGGCCGGGCTCTACTGCCGCGCCGACGACCGGGGCGACCCCGTGGTGCAGCTCGCCCCGCCGCTGATCGCCCAGCAGCAGCAGTTCGACGAGATCGAGCAGATCCTGCGCGCCGTGCTGACCGAGGCATGGTCGCGCCTCTGA
- a CDS encoding ABC transporter substrate-binding protein, which produces MRSPLRHLTRRGLLTGTLGSAALLATAGTLAGCGTKGAQQTEAGCKSDDLSATEKKLAFSNWPQYMDVDEKDESKRPTLDAFIAKSGIQVTYTEDVNDNNEFFGKVQNQLAGCQTTGRDIMVLTDWMAARMIRLGWIQKLDKAKLPNVEANLLPSLRGRSFDKDNQLAIPWQSGLAGLAYNAKVAKEIRTVDELLTRPDLKGKVTALSEMRDTMGLLLQAGGHDPSNFTPAQFDDALNKLKKAVDSKQIRKFTGNDYAPDLAKGDIAACIGWSGDVVQLGFEDEKIKFVVPESGVMLWSDNMLVPNKASHRANAEELINYYYDPAVAAKLAAYVNYICPVQGAQAEMEKIDPDLAANPLIFPDDAMLSKSKVFMALDEKQEKEYETKFQQVIGA; this is translated from the coding sequence ATGCGTAGTCCCCTCCGGCACCTCACCCGGCGCGGTCTGCTCACCGGGACCCTGGGCTCGGCCGCGTTGCTCGCCACGGCGGGCACCCTGGCTGGCTGCGGCACCAAGGGCGCACAGCAGACCGAGGCCGGTTGCAAGAGCGACGACCTTTCCGCCACGGAGAAGAAGCTGGCCTTCTCGAACTGGCCGCAGTACATGGACGTGGACGAGAAGGACGAGTCCAAGCGCCCCACCCTGGACGCGTTCATCGCGAAGTCCGGGATCCAGGTGACGTACACCGAGGACGTCAACGACAACAACGAGTTCTTCGGCAAGGTGCAGAACCAGCTCGCCGGTTGTCAGACGACCGGCCGCGACATCATGGTCCTCACCGACTGGATGGCGGCCCGGATGATCCGGCTCGGCTGGATCCAGAAGCTGGACAAGGCGAAGCTGCCCAACGTCGAGGCGAACCTGCTGCCCTCGCTGCGCGGCCGCTCCTTCGACAAGGACAACCAGCTCGCCATCCCCTGGCAGTCGGGCCTGGCCGGGCTCGCGTACAACGCCAAGGTGGCCAAGGAGATCCGCACGGTCGACGAGCTGCTCACCCGCCCGGACCTGAAGGGCAAGGTGACCGCGCTGTCGGAGATGCGCGACACCATGGGCCTGCTGCTCCAGGCCGGCGGTCACGACCCGTCGAACTTCACCCCGGCGCAGTTCGACGACGCGCTCAACAAGCTGAAGAAGGCCGTGGACTCCAAGCAGATCCGCAAGTTCACCGGCAACGACTACGCCCCCGACCTGGCCAAGGGCGACATCGCCGCCTGCATCGGCTGGTCCGGCGACGTGGTCCAGCTCGGCTTCGAGGACGAGAAGATCAAGTTCGTGGTGCCCGAGTCCGGCGTGATGCTCTGGTCGGACAACATGCTCGTGCCGAACAAGGCCAGCCACCGGGCCAACGCCGAAGAGCTGATCAACTACTACTACGACCCGGCGGTCGCGGCGAAGCTCGCCGCCTACGTCAACTACATCTGCCCGGTGCAGGGCGCGCAGGCCGAGATGGAGAAGATCGACCCGGATCTGGCCGCCAACCCGCTCATCTTCCCGGACGACGCGATGCTGTCGAAGTCCAAGGTCTTCATGGCCCTGGACGAGAAACAGGAGAAGGAGTACGAGACCAAGTTCCAGCAGGTCATCGGGGCGTGA
- a CDS encoding Lrp/AsnC family transcriptional regulator, whose amino-acid sequence MANRQLENGNGSRRVTVREGASHALLDDVAKQIIEQLQEDGRRPYATIGKAVGLSEAAVRQRVQRLLDAGVMQIVAVTDPLQLGFPRQAMIGLRTDGDLESVADRLAEFEEIDYVVITAGSFDLLAEVVCRNDEHLLEILQKLRGVPGVVSTEAFVYLKLRKQTYSWGTA is encoded by the coding sequence ATGGCCAACCGGCAACTGGAGAACGGCAACGGCAGCCGTCGCGTGACCGTGCGTGAAGGCGCGAGTCACGCTCTGCTCGACGACGTGGCCAAGCAGATCATCGAGCAGCTCCAGGAGGATGGGCGGCGCCCGTACGCGACCATCGGCAAGGCGGTGGGCCTCTCCGAGGCGGCCGTGCGGCAGCGGGTGCAGCGCCTGCTCGACGCCGGGGTCATGCAGATCGTGGCGGTGACCGATCCGCTCCAGCTCGGCTTTCCCCGCCAGGCCATGATCGGCCTGCGGACCGACGGCGACCTGGAGAGCGTCGCCGACCGGCTGGCCGAGTTCGAGGAGATCGACTACGTGGTGATCACCGCGGGGTCGTTCGACCTGCTGGCCGAGGTGGTCTGCCGCAACGACGAGCACCTGCTGGAGATCCTCCAGAAGCTGCGCGGCGTGCCGGGCGTCGTCTCCACGGAGGCGTTCGTCTACCTCAAGCTGCGCAAGCAGACCTACAGCTGGGGAACGGCCTGA